Proteins encoded by one window of Lactobacillus paragasseri:
- a CDS encoding DUF4097 family beta strand repeat-containing protein, whose translation MIFEKLFSKENKKDEIVDVKLSDKKFNELRIKLSIGDVTVEQGENFSVNFTGKRHYLPLIRLEDGKLRLKQKMNLIEKGEAHLKVVIPAKATLDSLDIQTSSGDIEIVDIKTEKAYLKSTEGRVRVRRVAIAESLLESTDGNVTVRNSDLADGKLATYDGEIKVSGSILSKISLNVTDGDMNLTDVTIDEGSANLKAGNFTLDHAVFKSDYEIKNIEGNNTVWSANLKYAHVRTANGLNNISFDPQPSGVVLTMTTVDGDNVVE comes from the coding sequence ATGATTTTTGAAAAGCTTTTTTCTAAAGAGAATAAAAAAGATGAGATAGTTGATGTAAAGTTAAGTGATAAAAAGTTCAATGAATTAAGAATAAAGCTAAGTATTGGAGACGTAACAGTTGAACAAGGCGAGAATTTTTCGGTTAATTTTACTGGGAAAAGACACTACTTACCGCTTATTCGCTTAGAAGATGGTAAACTACGACTTAAGCAAAAAATGAATTTGATTGAAAAGGGAGAAGCTCACTTAAAAGTTGTAATTCCTGCAAAGGCTACTTTGGATAGTCTTGATATTCAAACTAGTAGCGGTGATATTGAGATAGTTGATATTAAGACTGAAAAAGCTTATCTTAAATCGACTGAAGGCAGAGTCAGAGTAAGACGAGTGGCGATAGCTGAGTCACTTCTTGAATCAACAGATGGAAATGTAACAGTACGAAATAGTGATCTGGCCGATGGCAAGTTAGCGACATATGATGGCGAAATCAAAGTATCGGGATCTATTTTATCTAAGATTTCTTTAAATGTAACAGATGGAGATATGAATCTAACTGATGTTACGATTGACGAAGGCAGCGCAAATTTAAAGGCTGGCAACTTTACGCTCGATCATGCTGTATTTAAGAGTGATTATGAAATAAAGAATATTGAAGGAAATAATACTGTTTGGAGTGCAAATTTAAAATATGCCCATGTAAGAACGGCAAATGGTTTAAATAATATTTCGTTTGATCCACAACCTTCAGGCGTTGTTTTAACAATGACAACGGTAGATGGAGATAATGTAGTTGAGTAG
- the treR gene encoding trehalose operon repressor gives MAQSKVSAIAQDLVDKIKHQQYKPGEYLPSEHQLMDLYGASRETIRKALTSLTDLGLIQKIRGKGSIVLNLDRYTFPISGISSFAELNNQLGLKAETKVLLLQKEDHLPTSFIKYFPEEKNSAGFHLERLRLIEGQADVLDCDYLLSPPINSLPKDAAETSIYNYLENKEKLEISYATKEISVCKVDKRIQDLLQLDNKLAVLVASRNYLADTTKFELTLSYHRPDKFKFVDFARRKKIKF, from the coding sequence ATGGCTCAATCTAAAGTTAGTGCTATTGCTCAAGATTTAGTTGATAAAATTAAGCATCAACAATATAAACCTGGCGAATATCTCCCTAGTGAACATCAATTAATGGACTTATATGGTGCTTCAAGAGAAACAATTCGAAAAGCACTTACTAGCTTAACCGACCTAGGCTTAATTCAGAAGATTCGTGGAAAAGGTTCAATAGTTTTAAATCTCGATCGCTACACTTTTCCCATTTCAGGAATTAGCAGTTTTGCAGAATTGAATAATCAATTAGGACTTAAAGCAGAAACAAAAGTTTTACTTTTACAAAAAGAAGATCATTTGCCAACTAGCTTTATCAAATATTTTCCTGAAGAAAAAAACAGTGCTGGTTTTCATCTTGAACGCTTGCGATTAATAGAAGGACAAGCTGATGTCTTAGATTGCGACTATTTGCTTTCTCCTCCTATTAATTCACTTCCAAAAGATGCCGCAGAAACTTCTATTTATAATTATTTAGAAAATAAAGAAAAATTAGAAATTTCCTATGCAACGAAAGAAATTTCTGTTTGTAAAGTTGACAAGAGAATTCAAGATTTACTTCAATTAGACAATAAACTTGCAGTGCTAGTTGCAAGTAGAAATTATTTAGCTGACACAACTAAATTCGAATTAACCCTGTCCTATCATCGACCTGACAAATTCAAATTTGTGGATTTTGCTCGCAGAAAAAAGATTAAATTTTAG
- a CDS encoding MFS transporter: MTAQEKAAIKNWNPRYRRNVYLYLWIYGILGAVTGITNDAALSYFDIVAPGLISGLNIFNAITALLMSLMIVWVHELGYRKILLILPPLTSIFLALTTITTNQIIIMFAYIISWTAIGVYDLMYPLMWTSYVPKEIRTKMFTVVMVVNLVAQTILTFIGGKAVVYFFSKMQGISYDIASNLSAHTAQLSGSYLANYTNAFRIVLILTALVNVVAFVLAIFIKDEPKDYRTVGMKKPQTPEEKKKAFEALINKKTIMWILYIAGIQLGARLVVPYIPIYLNDYLHIPRGITSTINTFQTAAMFIGYFFAPFLAKKLGAIVSIAAGTLTCAPLMFLMANGRHFGTGITLFVIVGVLLFLRSGLANATMPIQQEVQMIIVDKDMRPAFTAVVQIAYAVIGIIDGLFTAFYLLKTPAGYANAYYIATALYVVVSILLIVMFAKQYNWILDEKKSTSNEK, translated from the coding sequence TTGACTGCTCAAGAAAAAGCCGCAATCAAGAATTGGAATCCCCGATATCGGAGAAATGTTTATTTATATCTATGGATTTACGGAATTTTAGGTGCGGTAACTGGAATTACTAATGATGCAGCTTTGTCATACTTTGATATAGTAGCACCAGGATTAATTTCAGGTCTGAATATCTTTAATGCGATTACTGCATTATTAATGTCGTTGATGATTGTTTGGGTGCATGAATTAGGTTATCGTAAAATTTTGTTGATTTTGCCGCCTTTAACTTCTATTTTCCTGGCGTTGACTACTATTACAACTAATCAAATAATTATTATGTTTGCCTACATTATTTCATGGACTGCAATTGGAGTTTATGACTTAATGTATCCTTTGATGTGGACTTCTTATGTACCTAAAGAAATCAGAACTAAGATGTTTACAGTAGTAATGGTTGTAAACTTAGTTGCTCAAACTATCTTAACTTTTATCGGTGGAAAAGCAGTAGTGTACTTCTTTAGTAAGATGCAGGGTATTTCTTATGATATTGCTTCTAATCTATCTGCTCATACCGCCCAATTAAGTGGAAGTTATCTAGCTAATTATACCAATGCCTTTAGAATAGTATTGATTTTGACTGCTTTAGTTAATGTAGTTGCTTTTGTATTAGCAATCTTTATTAAAGATGAGCCAAAGGACTATCGAACCGTGGGGATGAAAAAACCGCAAACGCCAGAAGAGAAGAAAAAAGCTTTTGAAGCTTTGATTAATAAAAAGACGATTATGTGGATCTTGTATATTGCAGGTATTCAACTAGGTGCTAGATTGGTTGTTCCTTATATTCCAATTTATTTGAATGATTATCTGCATATTCCCCGGGGAATTACCTCAACAATTAATACATTTCAGACCGCAGCAATGTTTATTGGATATTTCTTTGCTCCATTCTTAGCCAAGAAGCTAGGTGCCATTGTTTCTATTGCTGCTGGGACCTTAACTTGTGCACCGTTAATGTTTTTAATGGCTAACGGTCGACACTTCGGCACTGGAATTACTCTTTTTGTAATTGTAGGGGTTTTGCTATTCTTACGTAGTGGTTTAGCAAATGCAACAATGCCGATTCAGCAAGAAGTACAGATGATTATTGTTGATAAAGATATGCGTCCAGCCTTTACTGCTGTGGTTCAGATTGCATATGCGGTAATTGGAATAATTGATGGATTATTTACAGCCTTTTACTTACTTAAGACGCCAGCTGGGTATGCGAATGCATACTACATTGCGACTGCTCTATATGTAGTAGTAAGTATCTTATTAATTGTAATGTTTGCTAAGCAATATAACTGGATCTTAGATGAGAAAAAGAGCACATCTAATGAAAAATAG
- the udk gene encoding uridine kinase → MQSKRPIIIGIAGGSGSGKTTIAHEIYDQLQQDDHILIMTQDSYYKNNDDLSMSERKKINYDHPDAFDMPLLVDQLRQLMDYKAVEMPVYDFTAHTRSEKTIHTEPADIIILEGILVLGEENLRNLMSIKVFVDTDDDIRFIRRLERDTQERGRSVHSVIDQYLKTVKPMYNQFIEPTKRYADIIVPEGGENDVAIDMLTTKIRSVLSNVK, encoded by the coding sequence GTGCAAAGTAAACGCCCTATTATCATTGGAATTGCCGGTGGTTCAGGTAGTGGTAAAACGACCATTGCCCATGAAATTTATGACCAATTACAACAAGATGACCATATTTTAATTATGACGCAAGATTCTTATTACAAAAATAACGATGACTTATCAATGTCAGAGCGTAAGAAGATTAACTACGATCATCCCGATGCCTTTGACATGCCACTACTTGTTGACCAACTTCGTCAATTAATGGACTATAAGGCAGTTGAAATGCCAGTTTATGATTTTACTGCTCATACTAGAAGTGAAAAGACTATTCACACCGAACCAGCTGATATTATTATCCTAGAAGGTATTCTCGTCCTTGGTGAAGAAAACTTACGTAACTTAATGAGCATCAAGGTCTTCGTCGATACTGATGATGACATTCGTTTCATTAGACGATTAGAGCGCGACACGCAAGAACGTGGTCGTTCAGTTCATTCAGTTATTGATCAATACTTAAAGACCGTTAAACCAATGTACAATCAATTCATTGAACCAACTAAACGCTACGCTGACATCATCGTTCCAGAAGGCGGCGAAAATGATGTAGCAATTGATATGCTTACTACTAAAATTCGTTCAGTTTTAAGTAACGTTAAATAG
- a CDS encoding glucose PTS transporter subunit IIA translates to MVQDTTNLLAPATGAVIALAKTSDPIFSQGTMGDGFGLTPTIGKVVAPVSGKISMVADTKHAVGIVTNEGLEVLVHMGVDTVGLKGAPFTIKIENGQEVKAGDEIAEMDLDEIKAKGLDTTIMVLITNSADKISGLDVTEGEAKAGEVVATAYLKTAEAEDTSSKKLSYPELASFIIKNVGGKENVNNVIHCITRLRFYLKDESKANDDVLKNQRGILDVMHASGQYQVVIGNEVTNVFDEVVKQLGPLDSEAAPAPEDDGKNPVSKAFGNLIGFITGSMSPIIGVIAAAGIIKGILALLTLPQLGSLLSVKSTAYITTSAIADSAFFFLPVLVGYCAAKRLNSDPIIAAVIGGVLVYPQLVEWGKAFKTMFEVGGIKFEFLNYTYSIFPMILAAWLAKKCEDWLKKWLPSYLQMIFIPLITVLVVSALTLMVTGPIIQGVANGIAVFINWLVHASGWIGGFIIGGFYQVLVIFGLHWGVVPLVAQQIAGTGESALNAIICSSMIAQGAAVLAVAIKSKKEDLKELGFASTISAMCGVTEPAVYGISLRYKKVFISGCIGSAFGGLVTGLMHGTMYGFTGGLIGFYSFFNPKHPTDLSSFYTFLIASAVTIVVSFIVTWVWGYNDSMVQGAKVAKKKRPGSK, encoded by the coding sequence ATGGTACAAGATACTACTAATTTATTAGCTCCAGCTACTGGAGCGGTTATTGCTTTAGCTAAGACTTCAGATCCTATTTTTTCTCAAGGAACAATGGGAGATGGATTTGGTTTGACCCCAACTATTGGAAAGGTTGTAGCACCTGTTTCAGGAAAAATCAGTATGGTTGCCGATACTAAACATGCTGTCGGAATCGTTACTAACGAAGGGCTAGAAGTACTAGTCCACATGGGCGTTGATACAGTCGGCTTAAAGGGTGCACCATTCACGATTAAGATTGAAAATGGTCAAGAAGTTAAGGCCGGTGATGAAATTGCTGAAATGGATTTAGATGAAATCAAAGCTAAGGGATTAGATACAACAATCATGGTTTTGATTACTAATTCAGCTGACAAGATTTCAGGACTTGATGTAACTGAAGGTGAAGCAAAAGCTGGTGAAGTTGTAGCAACGGCTTACTTAAAGACGGCAGAAGCAGAAGACACTTCAAGCAAAAAATTATCTTATCCAGAGTTAGCTTCTTTTATTATTAAAAATGTCGGCGGTAAGGAGAATGTTAATAATGTAATTCACTGTATTACACGCTTACGTTTTTACTTAAAAGATGAAAGTAAAGCAAATGATGATGTTTTAAAAAATCAACGTGGAATTTTAGACGTGATGCATGCGTCAGGACAATATCAGGTTGTAATTGGTAATGAAGTAACTAATGTCTTTGATGAAGTAGTTAAGCAATTAGGACCTTTAGATAGTGAAGCAGCTCCTGCTCCAGAAGATGACGGTAAAAATCCAGTTTCAAAAGCTTTTGGTAATTTAATTGGATTTATCACTGGTTCAATGAGTCCAATTATCGGTGTAATTGCTGCAGCTGGTATTATTAAAGGTATTTTGGCATTGCTTACTCTGCCACAATTAGGTAGTTTACTTAGTGTCAAGAGTACAGCCTATATCACTACTAGCGCAATTGCTGATTCGGCTTTCTTCTTCTTGCCAGTTCTAGTTGGTTACTGCGCAGCTAAAAGATTGAATTCTGATCCAATCATCGCAGCAGTAATTGGTGGAGTATTAGTTTATCCGCAGTTAGTTGAATGGGGCAAAGCCTTTAAGACAATGTTTGAAGTTGGCGGAATTAAGTTTGAATTTTTGAACTATACTTACTCAATTTTCCCAATGATTTTAGCCGCATGGCTTGCTAAGAAGTGTGAAGATTGGCTTAAGAAATGGCTACCATCGTACTTACAAATGATTTTTATTCCATTAATTACTGTTTTAGTAGTTTCAGCATTGACTTTAATGGTAACCGGCCCAATTATTCAAGGTGTTGCTAATGGTATTGCAGTCTTCATCAACTGGTTAGTTCATGCATCTGGCTGGATTGGTGGATTTATTATTGGTGGTTTCTACCAAGTATTGGTTATCTTTGGTTTGCACTGGGGTGTTGTACCGCTTGTTGCACAACAAATTGCTGGAACTGGTGAAAGTGCATTGAACGCAATTATTTGTTCATCAATGATTGCTCAAGGTGCTGCCGTATTAGCGGTAGCTATTAAGTCTAAGAAAGAAGACTTAAAGGAATTAGGTTTTGCTTCAACTATTTCTGCAATGTGTGGTGTTACTGAACCAGCTGTTTATGGTATTAGTTTAAGATATAAGAAAGTATTTATTTCTGGTTGTATTGGTTCTGCATTTGGTGGTCTTGTTACTGGTTTAATGCACGGAACAATGTATGGCTTTACTGGTGGATTAATTGGATTTTATTCATTCTTTAATCCTAAGCATCCTACTGATTTATCTAGCTTCTATACATTTTTGATTGCTAGTGCTGTAACAATTGTGGTTTCATTTATCGTAACTTGGGTTTGGGGCTACAATGATAGCATGGTTCAAGGAGCTAAGGTTGCAAAGAAAAAGAGACCTGGTAGTAAGTAA
- a CDS encoding sensor histidine kinase has translation MEIKMLLVYSFLMLISGITDLWIFFRVSQIAASKKNILILGGVLFLLPILCGGVVELATFLEILFFIFYFRKSKEKNLAIGAILIVGVVDSIIDILSSILMELLHIEDIIYLNLLVQISIILLAVFIIEIFYKYLHSYLMNENHNVFIGLLIYLYVSTTLTMTFYGQTQKNASLSMFFTIFVLIQIVFAMATYVELINFQKHLLKKSQQDKLIKEQKQLQDYAQYLEESEDELRAFRHDYRNMFNSLKISAQEGNTKEVIQKLDEYTKANLNAKAFEKYRDVNHIKIKSLKSIIIAKLTEMYREHIPYNFECSSEITKLPKNINEIDLVRIVGISCDNAIEESKVLIEQNQEAHIEIMAYSNERGEFEYEIQNKRGDSEISIKQIQQNGYSTKKSHSGLGLANINSIKNKYENMTISYEVPEGYFDFYLVIEPEEESEE, from the coding sequence TTGGAAATAAAAATGTTGTTAGTTTATAGCTTTTTAATGCTTATTTCTGGAATAACTGATTTATGGATATTTTTTAGAGTTTCTCAAATTGCAGCTAGTAAAAAAAATATTTTGATTCTCGGTGGAGTGTTATTCTTACTTCCAATTTTATGTGGAGGAGTTGTTGAACTAGCCACTTTTTTGGAAATTTTATTTTTCATATTTTATTTTAGAAAGAGTAAAGAAAAAAATTTGGCTATTGGGGCAATTTTAATTGTAGGAGTTGTAGATTCCATAATAGATATACTAAGTAGTATCTTAATGGAGCTTTTGCATATTGAGGATATAATTTATCTTAATTTATTAGTCCAAATTAGTATTATACTTCTTGCAGTTTTTATAATTGAGATCTTCTATAAGTATCTTCACTCATATTTAATGAATGAAAATCACAATGTGTTTATAGGACTGTTGATCTATCTATATGTTTCCACTACTTTAACAATGACTTTTTATGGACAAACCCAGAAAAATGCATCGTTAAGTATGTTTTTTACAATTTTTGTATTAATTCAAATAGTTTTTGCTATGGCGACTTACGTGGAACTAATAAATTTTCAAAAGCATCTTTTAAAAAAATCACAACAAGATAAATTAATAAAAGAGCAAAAACAATTACAAGACTATGCGCAATATCTCGAAGAGAGCGAAGATGAGTTACGTGCTTTTCGGCATGATTATCGAAATATGTTTAACTCATTAAAAATCAGTGCACAAGAAGGAAATACTAAAGAAGTAATCCAAAAGCTTGATGAATATACTAAGGCCAATTTAAATGCAAAAGCATTTGAAAAATATAGAGATGTTAATCATATAAAAATAAAATCTCTCAAAAGTATCATTATTGCTAAGTTAACAGAAATGTATAGAGAACATATTCCATATAATTTTGAATGTAGCAGTGAAATTACGAAATTGCCTAAAAATATTAATGAAATAGATTTAGTCAGAATCGTCGGTATAAGTTGTGACAATGCGATTGAAGAAAGCAAAGTATTAATAGAGCAAAATCAAGAAGCTCATATTGAAATTATGGCTTATTCAAACGAACGTGGTGAATTTGAATATGAAATACAAAATAAACGAGGTGATTCTGAAATTTCAATTAAACAAATACAACAAAACGGTTATTCAACAAAGAAAAGTCACTCTGGCTTGGGCTTAGCCAATATCAATAGTATTAAAAATAAATATGAAAATATGACTATTTCTTATGAAGTGCCTGAAGGATACTTTGATTTCTATCTCGTGATTGAACCAGAGGAGGAAAGTGAAGAATGA
- a CDS encoding Rpn family recombination-promoting nuclease/putative transposase, translating into MRGKINTNDSFIQKLQSDVEKYKTNPERRKELMDYQMKLDDMRYVGEKTGKEEERIDAIKKMIKLSRKLNASNDFILKQLTEDYGSYFSQKELKQFIKNN; encoded by the coding sequence ATGCGTGGTAAAATTAATACAAATGATAGCTTTATTCAAAAGTTACAAAGCGATGTTGAGAAATATAAAACTAATCCAGAAAGAAGGAAAGAGCTCATGGATTACCAAATGAAACTTGACGATATGCGATATGTTGGAGAAAAAACGGGAAAAGAAGAAGAACGAATTGACGCTATTAAGAAAATGATTAAGCTCAGTAGAAAATTGAATGCTAGCAATGACTTCATTTTAAAACAATTAACTGAAGATTATGGTTCATACTTCTCTCAAAAAGAACTAAAACAATTTATAAAAAATAATTAA
- the treC gene encoding alpha,alpha-phosphotrehalase: protein MNNLGNKVIYQIYPKSFYDSNNDGIGDLRGIIEKIDYIKKLNVDFIWFNPFFVSPQNDNGYDIADYKKIDPRFGTMSDFEELVAKLKAINVNVMLDMVLNHCSTEHEWFKKALAGDKKYQKFFYLRKGKDEQLPNNWQSKFGGPAWSKFGDTDYYYLHLYDPTQADLDWHNPEVRAALIDVVNFWRNKGVHGFRFDVINVTGKDTTLVNSTDPVQEKSLYTDTPVVQQYLKELNAKSFGQDPESVTVGEMSSTTIENSIAYTRPEDHELSMVFTFHHLKVDYKNGEKWSKMPFDFKKLKDIMLTWNSKIDQGGGWQALFWNNHDQPWALNRFGDTGKYHNKSAEMLALALHLLRGTPYIYMGEEIGMMDPHYTSMRDYVDVEALNAYDALIKKGIDEKEAFEIVQSKARDNSRVPMHWDNSQYAGFSGHKPWLMPTDQDKINVEKELQDGEIFNFYQKLIKLRKSEKLISEGHIKPFLMEHPQVMAYERYLDDSNEKLLVFANFYGKETEVKIPAEYLNKAGHILIQNYDKNLASLPSALQLKPYEALAIKL, encoded by the coding sequence ATGAATAATTTAGGCAATAAAGTAATTTATCAAATTTACCCAAAATCTTTTTATGACTCAAATAATGATGGTATCGGCGACTTACGTGGCATCATTGAAAAAATCGACTATATCAAAAAGCTAAATGTAGACTTCATTTGGTTTAACCCATTTTTTGTTTCTCCACAAAATGACAACGGCTATGACATTGCTGATTATAAAAAAATTGATCCTCGATTCGGAACAATGAGCGACTTCGAAGAACTAGTCGCTAAATTAAAAGCAATTAATGTTAATGTGATGCTAGACATGGTTTTAAATCACTGTTCAACGGAACATGAATGGTTTAAAAAAGCTCTAGCCGGAGATAAAAAGTATCAAAAATTCTTTTATCTTAGAAAAGGTAAGGATGAACAACTACCTAATAACTGGCAATCAAAATTTGGTGGTCCAGCTTGGTCAAAATTTGGCGACACCGATTACTACTATCTCCACCTCTATGACCCAACTCAAGCAGATCTTGACTGGCATAATCCTGAAGTTCGTGCTGCCTTAATAGATGTTGTAAACTTTTGGCGTAATAAAGGAGTTCACGGCTTCCGCTTTGACGTAATCAACGTTACAGGGAAAGATACTACCTTAGTTAACTCAACAGATCCGGTGCAAGAAAAATCCCTTTATACTGATACACCAGTGGTGCAGCAATATTTAAAAGAATTAAATGCCAAATCCTTCGGTCAAGACCCAGAATCAGTTACTGTTGGAGAAATGTCATCAACTACAATTGAAAATTCAATTGCTTATACCCGTCCAGAAGATCATGAGCTTTCAATGGTCTTCACCTTTCATCACCTCAAAGTTGACTATAAAAACGGTGAAAAATGGTCTAAGATGCCTTTTGACTTTAAGAAATTAAAAGATATTATGCTTACCTGGAATAGTAAGATTGATCAAGGTGGTGGCTGGCAAGCTCTATTCTGGAATAATCACGACCAGCCTTGGGCATTAAATCGATTCGGTGATACTGGAAAATATCACAATAAATCTGCTGAGATGTTAGCTCTTGCTCTTCATCTACTACGCGGAACGCCTTACATTTATATGGGTGAAGAAATTGGTATGATGGATCCTCACTATACTTCCATGAGGGATTATGTGGACGTCGAAGCTTTGAATGCCTATGACGCATTAATCAAAAAAGGTATTGATGAAAAAGAAGCTTTTGAAATTGTTCAGTCTAAAGCTCGCGATAACTCAAGGGTTCCAATGCACTGGGATAATTCTCAATATGCTGGTTTTAGTGGCCACAAACCTTGGCTCATGCCAACAGACCAAGATAAAATTAACGTTGAAAAAGAACTACAGGATGGTGAAATTTTTAATTTCTATCAAAAATTAATTAAACTCAGAAAATCAGAAAAATTGATCTCTGAAGGTCACATCAAACCATTTTTAATGGAACACCCACAAGTTATGGCCTATGAGCGTTATTTAGATGACTCTAATGAAAAACTTTTAGTATTTGCGAACTTCTATGGCAAAGAAACTGAAGTTAAAATACCTGCTGAATATTTAAATAAGGCGGGGCATATTTTAATTCAAAATTACGATAAAAATCTTGCTTCTCTGCCTTCAGCCTTGCAATTAAAGCCTTATGAAGCTTTAGCAATCAAACTTTAA
- a CDS encoding amino acid ABC transporter permease: MENFIHAYSWINIRFLLQGLWVTIYVSLISIALSFILGLVFGFIRYVKIKYLSTIVGFVIDIIRNLPLLLIIFFTYFGLPELGIVTNPTVASIIALVVFEGAMLAEIVRSGIAAVDPGQMEGARSNGMTYMQAMYHVIIPQALNKMIPSLLSQFVSLVKDTSLATIIVLPELLFHAQIIYSQNTTYLIPMYVIIAIMYFIVCFSLSMIAKHLQSKY, translated from the coding sequence ATGGAAAACTTTATTCATGCATATTCTTGGATTAACATTCGCTTTCTCTTACAAGGTTTGTGGGTGACTATATATGTATCCTTAATATCAATTGCCTTGAGTTTTATTCTAGGATTAGTATTCGGCTTTATTCGATATGTGAAGATCAAATATCTTTCAACTATTGTTGGTTTTGTAATTGATATTATAAGAAATTTACCGCTATTGCTGATAATCTTCTTTACGTACTTTGGATTGCCAGAGTTGGGAATTGTTACTAATCCAACAGTAGCATCGATTATTGCTTTGGTAGTATTTGAAGGAGCAATGCTTGCTGAAATTGTTAGAAGTGGAATTGCTGCTGTGGATCCGGGACAAATGGAAGGAGCTCGTTCAAATGGGATGACCTATATGCAGGCGATGTATCATGTGATCATTCCGCAAGCTCTTAATAAGATGATCCCGTCCCTTCTGTCACAATTCGTTTCATTAGTTAAAGACACATCACTTGCAACAATTATTGTTTTGCCAGAGTTATTGTTTCATGCACAGATTATTTACAGTCAAAATACGACATATTTGATTCCAATGTATGTAATTATTGCAATTATGTATTTCATTGTTTGTTTCTCGCTTTCAATGATTGCTAAGCATTTGCAAAGTAAGTATTAA
- a CDS encoding LytR/AlgR family response regulator transcription factor yields the protein MKYSVIVCDDDEVLAKNLAKNIKYAVSNFTDDNPVYENIEINLELVANTFEQVVSYVVANDIQNAIYFLDIELSQNSKAKNGVDLAEFIKKQDPNAQIIFVTAYDKYAPLTYRRRIGAIDYINKALDSREMMQRLEETLTGAVQSINNLMKSGRKELIYKIGRRVNKVEDTTIYYLENSTSQHKVNLITETGVAEFRSNISKINEENDFLVKVSQSCVVNPNNINSIDFSKKTIKFPNGDEVVFARSCRKTVEDLLNKYPEINVK from the coding sequence ATGAAATATTCCGTAATCGTTTGTGATGATGACGAAGTATTAGCAAAAAATTTAGCGAAAAATATTAAATATGCAGTTAGTAACTTTACCGATGATAATCCAGTCTACGAAAATATTGAAATCAATTTAGAGCTAGTTGCTAATACATTTGAGCAAGTTGTAAGTTATGTAGTTGCTAATGATATTCAAAATGCAATTTACTTTTTAGATATTGAATTAAGTCAAAATTCAAAAGCTAAAAACGGAGTAGACTTAGCAGAATTTATTAAAAAGCAAGATCCAAATGCACAAATAATTTTTGTTACTGCTTATGACAAATATGCTCCTTTAACTTATCGTAGAAGAATTGGTGCTATTGATTATATTAATAAGGCCTTAGATTCAAGAGAAATGATGCAGCGATTAGAAGAAACCTTGACTGGCGCCGTTCAAAGTATCAATAATCTTATGAAATCAGGAAGAAAAGAACTTATCTATAAAATTGGACGGAGAGTTAATAAAGTTGAAGACACGACTATTTATTATCTTGAAAATAGTACTTCACAACACAAAGTTAATTTGATAACTGAAACTGGTGTAGCTGAATTCAGAAGTAATATCTCCAAAATTAACGAAGAAAATGATTTTTTAGTTAAGGTATCTCAATCTTGTGTAGTAAATCCAAATAATATCAACAGCATCGACTTTTCAAAAAAGACAATAAAGTTTCCTAATGGAGATGAAGTAGTGTTCGCTCGTAGTTGCAGAAAAACTGTTGAGGATCTATTAAATAAATATCCAGAAATTAATGTTAAGTAA